The Zea mays cultivar B73 chromosome 7, Zm-B73-REFERENCE-NAM-5.0, whole genome shotgun sequence DNA segment AGACCAGGGGCGAGAGTGATCAGTCTTTTATAACCAAAGCCACCTTAGTCGAAGTGCCCAACATAATTCTGGAAGACTAGAAATACCAAGCCCACCAAGCTTTTAGGGGGCGGCAAACTTTTCCCCAGGCAACAAGACAATGACCACCTTTAGCTTCTTTGCGGCCTCTCCATAGAAAACCTCTTCTAATTTTATCAATAGCATCCAAACCCCACTGTGGGATATCTACTGTCTCTTCTGCTTAATATATAAtggggcgcagttctcctgcgcgtctCGAGAAAAAAGATCTTATCTACTTTGAATGTTTATGTTGTAAGCTATGTAATATAATTTGACTAATTGAATGCAATATGAGACATTTTGAGTATTTCCCGTCCATATATCGAATTGATGAAAATTATATATGTGCGCTATTGAATTATACATGGTATTGCATGTCATTTTTTTAATCCTCGACTACCCTAGATTCAAGTCCTGGGTCCGCCACTGATAGTGGCCCTAGCCTCTAGGCGTCAAAACTGACCGGCGACACCACTGGTTGAGGGCATTTGCCGTGGGAACAAAGGGTTAGTACTTTTCagttgtttcctctgcttgtatgGTCCTTGGTAAGCTGCAGTAGCTTATTTGTATTTGGCAACGTAAATACCATTGACTGATAGACCAGTTGGGTTTGTGGCTATCATCAAATGCCCTAGTGAGGTTTGTGTATCTTCTAGGAAATGCATCATGCACCATGGAACGTCAAATTGCCCTGCattatttattttattctttTGCTTTAGCAGTAGGATGTAATATAAATACAATCATGATACTGAACAGGATTAATATTTTGTTGCCAGACTGTGTATCGAGCAGGCATACCCTGTTAAAAATCCTGGTTCCACTACTAGTCAGGCCATGGCTGCAGCAGAGGCATGGGTGCGGCAGGAGAAAGTTAGGAAGTTTGAGGAGTTCGTGGACCAGCGGTTGAAACCCGACCTCACCAATGCCATCGCACAGCGTAACAAGGTGTTTGAGCAGCAGAAGACCTTGTAACTCCCACTGAACTTTCTTCTGTCAATCGATTCCGATTTTCTATGGTTCTGGTGGTAGGACATTTGCAGGTCCTATCTCTAGCATATTAGCTTTGTCTATTACAATTTTCCCTGATCATGGGCGCTTTTCTGGTTGCCGAACAGCTTGGATTTGAAGAGGAACATTGAAAATTTGGAGAGGAATGGTGTTACCAGCATGCGGTCCATGGTCAATCTTGGCTCAGAGGTGTACATGCAAGCAGAAGTGTAAGCCTTGCCCCATTCACCACTTCTCAAGGAACCCATAGAATACTTATAATGTTTACGTTACCCAATTAAATAGAGTGAGCTTTTTAATTGAAATATTTGGTATACACTACACATGCAAAAGTCAGGATTATGACTTACTTTTATTCTGACTGAATTAGAAATAGTACTTAGTTACTTACAATAATTGCCCTATTCTAAAGTAGGTGTTTGGCTGTGAGCACACATGTAAAAGTTACTTTGTGACAAGCAGATTAGTTTTACAATTGAGGTCACAGATTTGTAGGTTATAATACAGGAATCAAACCTGGAATTTGCTCATCTTGATATGCTCTCGAGCTAGTTTTTTTACTTTTAACTTCAGCCTTGCCTTATTTTCTTTAGCAAGCTGTTATTTAGGTTCATAAAGTTGGAATAGTTGAGGAAACTTAATCAGgaactaagggcctgtttggttgtATACCTAAGGTACCAAAAATGGCCACATATTTTCTCCGCACTTGCCTAAGGTTAGACACTTAAATTCTTCGCCACAACTTAGCATACCGCATACCTAAGGGAATTTTGCTACACTTTTACAAGTCATTGACGAGTGGGACCTATGCAGCAGGAGAAAAATCTTGCCAGTTGCCACAATTGTGGTTACAAATCAAattgttatggtcgctagatcggtgagaGATTGGAGAGGGAATTCGATGGTTAGAGCTGCTGGTGGAGGTGGTGCGGTATTGTTCATGCGTGAACAGTACTCGCGTTATTGTTCACAGGGCGCCGGCCGGGGGCCTGTGCCCATGACCGAGCAAGAGGGGTTTTTTTCCCTTCTATTTCTTGcttactttatttctcatccattgattacataaataggctaAATAGGCCAGCTGGCCgtccctatctagctagagatccttatctctttaaaactctcaacaactactaactgataaccttcctagataacctcaactaatctcctagataatctcaactaatcttctaatcttatctctaactatccttatctaatccttTCTATATACATCTATAATCAGATTTTATGAACTGCTGAGATCTAAAAGCTCCTTGTGTGATGATTTCTGCAGACCAGATACAAGGCATATTTTTGTGGATATCGGTCTAGGTTTTCATGTGGAATTTACTTGGCAAGAAGCTTTACAGTTCATATCTGTAAGAGAGGCAAGGTTGACTAGGTAACTCAATTATGATGTTCGACTTTTTGAGCATG contains these protein-coding regions:
- the LOC100284726 gene encoding protein UXT isoform X1, with amino-acid sequence MAAAEAWVRQEKVRKFEEFVDQRLKPDLTNAIAQRNKVFEQQKTFLDLKRNIENLERNGVTSMRSMVNLGSEVYMQAEVPDTRHIFVDIGLGFHVEFTWQEALQFISVREARLTRQIDEYTHLIASIKAQIKLVCEGIREVLQLPAEKELSPRNTW